Proteins from one Juglans microcarpa x Juglans regia isolate MS1-56 chromosome 6S, Jm3101_v1.0, whole genome shotgun sequence genomic window:
- the LOC121236726 gene encoding uncharacterized protein LOC121236726 yields the protein MPSLVLLILLSCLTLHACDARRLRLSDKAGDGKQIYHFSKYAEKSKAFETSSLRPPTLEKCISQQEEVKTSGRNSMNHVQSRGGVHKQINDPNVLYKKQDPTNGSATSGNENTRVPSFQKDLQLARNIKGLKRNVPSLEGSVQHDSVEAADVQENEAVEDIVVMDYAQPHRKPPIHNEKP from the exons ATGCCTTCTCTTGTTCTCCTCATTCTCCTATCATGTCTTACTCTGCATGCATGTGATGCCCGCCGTCTACGGCTTTCTGATAAGGCCGGGGATGGAAAACAAATTTACCATTTCAGCAAG TATGCAGAAAAATCAAAGGCTTTTGAGACATCAAGTTTGAGGCCTCCCACCTTAGAGAAGTGCATATCACAACAAGAAGAAGTCAAAACTAGTGGACGTAACAGCATGAATCATGTCCAGAGTCGGGGTGGCGTTCACAAGCAGATCAATGACCCAAATGTTCTTTACAAGAAACAAGACCCGACAAATGGATCAGCTACTTCAG GAAATGAGAATACTAGAGTACCATCTTTCCAAAAAGATTTGCAACTGGCGAGAAATATAAAG GGATTGAAGAGGAACGTGCCGTCACTGGAGGGATCTGTGCAACATGATTCTGTAGAAGCAGCAGATGTTCAGGAAAATGAGGCTGTGGAAGACATTGTAGTGATGGATTATGCGCAACCCCATCGGAAACCACCCATTCATAATGAGAAGCCCTAG
- the LOC121236728 gene encoding autophagy-related protein 8f-like, whose amino-acid sequence MAKSYFKQEHDLEKRRAEAARIREKYPDRIPVIVEKAERSDIPNIDKKKYLVPADLTVGQFVYVIRKRIKLSAEKAIFVFVDNVLPPTGAIMSAIYEEKKDEDGFLYVTYSGENTFGH is encoded by the exons ATGGCAAAGAGTTACTTCAAGCAAGAGCATGATCTTG AGAAGAGACGGGCAGAGGCTGCCAGAATTAGGGAGAAATATCCTGATAGGATACCG GTTATCGTGGAGAAGGCAGAGAGAAGTGATATCCCAAACATCGACAAGAAAAA ATACCTTGTTCCGGCTGACCTGACAGTGGGGCAATTTGTCTATGTCATTCGCAAAAGGATTAAACTGAGTGCAGAAAAGGCAATCTTTGTATTTGTGGATAATGTTCTTCCACCAACAG GTGCAATTATGTCTGCTATATACGAGGAGAAGAAGGATGAAGATGGGTTTCTCTATGTTACTTACAGTGGCGAAAACACATTTGGGCATTAG
- the LOC121236729 gene encoding uncharacterized protein LOC121236729: MGLIKSTFSFMMGTVVGIYVAQNYAVPNIKKLAGTGLLIARHIEETYRKPKKRDEDD, from the coding sequence ATGGGTTTGATCAAGAGCACCTTTTCGTTCATGATGGGCACTGTGGTCGGAATTTACGTGGCCCAGAACTACGCCGTTCCGAATATCAAGAAGCTCGCCGGAACTGGGCTTCTCATAGCGAGGCACATCGAAGAGACTTATCGCAAGCCGAAGAAGAGGGACGAGGATGATTAG
- the LOC121236730 gene encoding uncharacterized protein LOC121236730 produces MSNKKTVVFLVKSSRKRSYKSHISIAKANSNPFTEQGNGRKMGKLGCNVDGNLDDTKFSQPMPWIGIYVAAASLAFLFSMAVDAIHGIRQRKFWFPSKFSCLNATSLTLLAVAIKLSVDLNTAMPRRQDQLAKLSSAVFICTVMGNSMPSLGTMENREIFMNIMALAILVITVIVNICIQLGTGVIFVFWKEHAFIMFIMLVLLLLLSFSALTVPITKQYLEYKYNKKYQLALKEGSNESDKPLVDKLREDLMKHWMMAHTGSPQFVMGRSVTCTASGAFCLLSAATLAEAMIRSYFMPWSLKFCSGESDYKWSACLVLVTQTIAVAVGTIGPACRWFIAISFRCTNTSRNQTYKNEFKVEKYWIQSLLEMKECPLTLLRIRNRHCRKLAHDAKYQFLNLCITVQIGIVLMSKAIRLISVYVVSWILSCCNCCKQMKKFTVEKVSNTESVSGSQPSSKMDLSGFVLHLEGEEALVGTMMKCHCDPTAYWFRMGEKNRPKYLIKLLERSTRGFKGVGEFDSNQIPSLDSEEPPNCWALPVATLTSIALALPSISPNSVKELVSGVNEGLTYVRLVESNLHAKEDLINTKRAAEVVWVQVELYHKWFDVDLHKLSLQGKSPKETLQELSEAAKNRLAEFHKNPTIQCLKQRSSKWPVNVLAANSMYRISQTMLRNKHSANDQTGEKLYEAVVVMISDILGACLVNMERFIRMKALSSAIEEREESVRHAVRILGKTESILNLQEQRGVPCLDPCQMACIDEWRSFYMQKPSPISPSPSETEKTSSESNDLYLTIE; encoded by the coding sequence ATGTCCAACAAGAAGACAGTGGTATTTCTGGTCAAAAGTTCAAGAAAAAGAAGTTATAAATCACATATTTCAATAGCAAAAGCAAATTCAAACCCTTTTACCGAACAGGGAAACGGAAGAAAGATGGGGAAGCTCGGTTGCAACGTTGATGGGAATTTGGACGACACAAAGTTCAGCCAGCCGATGCCATGGATTGGCATCTACGTTGCAGCTGCGTCCCTGgcttttctcttctccatgGCCGTGGATGCCATCCATGGAATCCGCCAGCGGAAGTTCTGGTTCCCTTCAAAATTCTCCTGTCTCAACGCCACTTCCCTGACCTTGTTAGCCGTGGCAATTAAACTGTCGGTCGATCTAAATACCGCGATGCCTCGCCGCCAGGATCAGCTTGCGAAACTCAGCAGCGCGGTCTTCATCTGTACGGTAATGGGTAATTCCATGCCTTCTCTTGGAACCATGGAGAACAGAGAAATATTTATGAACATTATGGCTTTGGCTATTCTTGTTATTACTGTTATTGTGAATATCTGCATCCAATTAGGTACCGGGGTAATCTTTGTTTTCTGGAAAGAACATGCTTTCATCATGTTTATCATGCTTGTTTTGCTTCTTCTCTTGAGTTTTTCTGCTTTAACAGTCCCGATTACCAAGCAGTATTTGGAATACAAGTACAATAAAAAGTACCAATTAGCTCTGAAAGAAGGCTCGAATGAAAGTGATAAACCGCTtgttgacaaacttagagaagATCTTATGAAACATTGGATGATGGCTCATACGGGCAGCCCCCAGTTTGTGATGGGGCGTTCAGTGACGTGCACCGCTTCGGGAGCCTTCTGTCTTCTGAGCGCCGCAACTTTAGCGGAAGCCATGATTAGATCCTACTTCATGCCCTGGTCTCTCAAATTTTGCAGTGGAGAGTCTGATTATAAGTGGTCGGCCTGTTTAGTTCTTGTTACACAGACTATTGCAGTGGCAGTCGGTACTATTGGCCCAGCTTGTAGATGGTTCATCGCCATCAGTTTCAGGTGCACAAACACAAGCAGGAATCAAACCtacaaaaatgaatttaaagtAGAGAAGTATTGGATCCAGAGCCTATTAGAGATGAAAGAGTGCCCGTTAACTTTATTACGAATTCGTAACAGGCACTGTAGGAAACTTGCTCATGATGCGAAATATCAATTCTTAAATTTGTGTATCACAGTGCAGATTGGAATTGTGCTAATGAGCAAAGCGATTCGCCTCATTTCCGTTTACGTGGTAAGCTGGATCTTGTCATGCTGCAACTGCTGCAAACAGATGAAGAAGTTTACAGTCGAGAAAGTTTCAAACACTGAATCAGTTTCCGGATCACAGCCTTCCTCAAAGATGGATCTTAGCGGTTTTGTTTTGCATCTCGAAGGCGAGGAAGCATTGGTTGGGACGATGATGAAATGCCATTGTGATCCTACTGCTTATTGGTTTCGGATGGGGGAAAAGAATCGGCCCAAATACCTCATAAAACTATTGGAGAGATCTACACGGGGATTCAAGGGAGTTGGAGAGTTTGACAGTAACCAAATTCCCTCTCTAGATTCTGAAGAACCACCAAATTGTTGGGCTCTTCCTGTGGCGACGCTAACAAGTATCGCATTAGCACTTCCAAGCATCAGCCCCAATTCAGTTAAAGAACTAGTATCTGGTGTGAATGAAGGTCTGACGTATGTAAGACTCGTAGAAAGTAACCTGCATGCAAAAGAAGATCTTATCAACACCAAAAGAGCAGCAGAGGTGGTGTGGGTACAAGTGGAACTCTATCACAAGTGGTTCGATGTGGATCTACATAAACTGTCCCTTCAAGGAAAAAGTCCCAAGGAAACACTTCAAGAACTTTCAGAAGCAGCAAAGAACAGGCTTGCGGAGTTCCACAAGAACCCCACAATTCAATGTTTAAAGCAACGCTCTTCGAAGTGGCCTGTCAACGTACTAGCTGCCAATTCCATGTACAGAATAAGTCAAACTATGCTTCGAAACAAACACAGCGCAAATGACCAGACGGGTGAGAAATTATATGAAGCTGTTGTTGTCATGATCTCTGATATTCTGGGAGCCTGCCTTGTCAACATGGAGCGTTTTATACGCATGAAGGCTTTGAGCAGCGCCATtgaagagagggaagagagcGTGAGGCATGCAGTTCGGATTCTTGGCAAAACTGAAAGTATTCTAAACCTTCAAGAACAGAGAGGAGTTCCATGTTTGGATCCTTGTCAAATGGCATGCATCGACGAATGGCGTTCATTTTACATGCAGAAGCCCTCCCCAATCAGTCCCTCTCCGTCAGAGACTGAGAAGACTTCTTCGGAATCGAATGATTTGTACCTTACCATCGAGTAG